The genomic window AACTGGTTTAATGGTTCTTTCAAAATGTGTAAACTCTAAATCATTTAAAGCTCTAGTTATTTGTCTTGCTCTATCAGGTCTAAAATTAAAATTTATAAAAATATCATTTTCTTTAATAGTTCCTTCTTTGTCTATTACAGTAGGCTCAAAGAATTCATCAGTTATATTATTTGAATATGAAGATAATATTGCTTCATTAGCTGAATTAAAACTGTTGGCTTTTCCTAAAGTCATAGCGTCATAAGCTTTTTTAGTCCTGTCCCAATTTTTGTCTCTATCCATTGCAAAATATCTTCCTGAAATAGTAGCTATTTTACCTACTCCCAATTCTTTCATTTTATCTTCAAGTAATTGAAGATACTTAACACCAGAAGAAGGGGGAGTATCTCTTCCATCTAAAAATGCATGAACAAACACTTTCTTTAAATCATATTTTTTAGCCATTTCCAGTAATCCGAAAATGTGTTTTATATGAGAATGGACTCCACCATCAGAAACAAGTCCTCCAAAGTGAATACTTACATTTTTTTCTTTAGCTGTGGTAAAAGCTTTTATAAGGCTTTCTTTTTTTAAAAAATCTTCACTAAGAATATCTTTTGAAATTCTAACAAGAGGTTGGTAAATAACTCTTCCAGCTCCTATATTAAGATGTCCAACTTCAGAATTTCCCATTTGTCCAACAGGAAGTCCTACAGCTTCTCCAGAAGCTTCTAATTTTGAATTAGGATAATTTAAAATTAGATTTTCAAATTCTTTAGGATCGGCATTTTTGATAGCATTAACACAAGATGGACAGGCACTAATTCCCCAACCATCTAGAATCATCAACATTAAAGGTTTTTTATTCATTTTTATTCCTTCCCTTTGTTTTATTATAATGCAGCTTTAATAATAGCAGAAAAATCTTTGGCATTTAAAGAAGCTCCTCCAATAAGTCCTCCGTCAATATCTTTTTGAGATAATAATTCTTTAGCATTATTTGGTTTCATAGAACCTCCATATTGGATAGTTATTTCTTTAGAAGTTTCTCCAAACATTTCTTTTAAAACTTCTCTTATTTGTTCATGAGTTTCTTGAGCTATTTCAGGGGTAGCAGTTTTACCAGTTCCAATTGCCCAAATAGGTTCATATGCAACAATTACTTTTTTCATTTCATCAGCTGATAAATTAGCTAGTCCTTCTTTAACTTGTTTAGTAATTACTTCTTTTACTTTTCCAGCTTCTCTATCTTCTAAATGTTCTCCAATACAAAAGATAGGACTCATATTATGAGAAAGTACAGCTTTAATTTTTTCATTTATGAAAGAATTACTTTCTTTAAAATAATCTCTTCTTTCAGAATGACCTAAAATAACATACTCAACTCCAATATCTTTTAGCATTGCTGGGGAAATTTCACCAGTATAAGCTCCACTTTCTTTAGGGTAAACATTTTGAGCAGCTATTTTTATAACAGAATTTTCAACAGTTTTTACAGCGTCAGATAATGCAGTAAAAGGTGTTCCAATAACCACACCTATATTACTAATTCCTTCTATTTCTTTAATTTCTTTCTTTAAGTCATTTAAAATTTGAATAGTTTCATTGTTAGTTTTGTTCATTTTCCAGTTTCCTGCAATAATTGTTTTTCTCATTTAATTCCTCCCTTTAAAATTTATGAATAGTTTATATTTTAGATTTTATCATATTTTTAGTTAAAATTCTAATTAAGAAAATAGCAATAAGTTCATATTTTTTGATTAATAATTAAACTAAATAGAAAAAATATTTTTATAAAAAGAATTAGCTGCAGATATGGAAAAAACAAATACAGAATTAGGAGTTCCTTTTTTGTATATTTCTTTAATAATTTCTTTTACAGTATTGCCTGTTGTTAGAATATCATCTACAATTAATATATTTTTATTTGAAGTATTAAATGGAACATCAAAAGAAGATTTTATATTAAAATGTCTAGCGTAAATGTTTTTAAACTTAGACATAGGATGAGTGTTTTTATTTCTAATAATGTCTCTATAGGGAATGTTTAACAATTCTAGTATAACATTTATTTGATTAAATCCTCTTTCTAATTTTTTTTCTTGGCTTATTGGGACAGGGATAACTAAATCTATATTGTTTTCTGAAATAACTTTATAAATGGATGTTTTAATTAATTCACTTAAAAAATGACTAATATATTTTTTATTATAAAATTTAAAATTTTTAATTAAAATTTTAATATCAGAATCATAATCTAAAACAAAATAAAATTTATTAAATTTTCTTAAATGAATTTTTTTTATAACTTTTTCTTTGCAATTTTCACAGACATAAGAATGGTCACTATCTAATAACTCATTGCAGATGCAGCATCTGTTTGAAAAAATAAATGATTTAACTGTTTCCAGTTTTTTGGGGTTCCACATTTAAAATTTTTTCCTTTGAATTGCTTAATATTTTAGCTGAATAAATTTCAGTATATCCACAGTTAGAACAAATTTTTAAATAGTAAGTTCCTATATCTAATTTTAATTTTGAATTTTTTTTTGGTAAAACAATAGTTTCCACAAAGTAATTGTTATTTCCACATTTAATACATTTAAAGTCCAATTTCATCACCCCATATTATATTTTTTATCCATTTATAAGAATAATTATTTTTCCTATAAAAAATAATTGAGTCGAAACGAATACTGAAATCGAGTAATTTTCTTTCGTATAAAAATTGTCTTGCAGATAAGAATATTTTTCTTTTTTTATGATAATCAATAGATTCTTCACCAAACCCAAATTTATTAGAACTTCTTTGCTTAACTTCTATGAAGATTATTATGTTATCTTTTTTAGCAATTAAATCTATTTCTCCGTATTTAGAATAATAATTTTTACCAATAATAGTATAACCTTTAGAAGTAATAATATTAGAAGCTATTTTTTCAAAATAATAACCTTGTTCTCTTTTATTTTTAAAATTCATTTGATTAGCTTAATCTCCTAAAATTTTTTTTAGGAAGCTTTTTCTGTGGATTGGTAATGGTCCTTTTTCTAATAAAATATTTCTATGCAGTTTTGTTCCATACCCTTTATGTTTTTCAAAAAAATATTCAGGATATAATTTAGAAAACTCCTTCATAATATTATCACGAGATACTTTAGCTATTATAGATGCAGCAGCTATTGAAAGTGACTTAGAATCGCCTTTTACAAGAGGCTCTTGTTTTCCAGAAAATTCTTTAATTAGCCTATTTCCATCCACAAGAACTTTGTCACAAATAATATTGTTTTCTGAAATATCATCTAAAGCTCTATTCATAGCTATAAAAGTAGCATTTAAAATATTATATTTT from Fusobacterium sp. IOR10 includes these protein-coding regions:
- the gpmI gene encoding 2,3-bisphosphoglycerate-independent phosphoglycerate mutase — protein: MNKKPLMLMILDGWGISACPSCVNAIKNADPKEFENLILNYPNSKLEASGEAVGLPVGQMGNSEVGHLNIGAGRVIYQPLVRISKDILSEDFLKKESLIKAFTTAKEKNVSIHFGGLVSDGGVHSHIKHIFGLLEMAKKYDLKKVFVHAFLDGRDTPPSSGVKYLQLLEDKMKELGVGKIATISGRYFAMDRDKNWDRTKKAYDAMTLGKANSFNSANEAILSSYSNNITDEFFEPTVIDKEGTIKENDIFINFNFRPDRARQITRALNDLEFTHFERTIKPVTVFCMRQYDSTIEAPIIYKDPEIINTLGEVVSNAGLKQFRTAETEKYAHVTFFFNGGKENQYPGEERKLVHSPKVATYDMKPEMSAFEVTKGAIEALDSKKYDVFILNFANPDMVGHTGILEAAEKAISAVDKCMKKIVDKILELDGTVLITADHGNAELMVDPETHVPYTAHTTNLVPFIYVANDTKNIKLTDGKLADIAPTMLKILGLDVPKEMTGNILIK
- the tpiA gene encoding triose-phosphate isomerase, with the translated sequence MRKTIIAGNWKMNKTNNETIQILNDLKKEIKEIEGISNIGVVIGTPFTALSDAVKTVENSVIKIAAQNVYPKESGAYTGEISPAMLKDIGVEYVILGHSERRDYFKESNSFINEKIKAVLSHNMSPIFCIGEHLEDREAGKVKEVITKQVKEGLANLSADEMKKVIVAYEPIWAIGTGKTATPEIAQETHEQIREVLKEMFGETSKEITIQYGGSMKPNNAKELLSQKDIDGGLIGGASLNAKDFSAIIKAAL
- a CDS encoding ComF family protein, whose amino-acid sequence is MWNPKKLETVKSFIFSNRCCICNELLDSDHSYVCENCKEKVIKKIHLRKFNKFYFVLDYDSDIKILIKNFKFYNKKYISHFLSELIKTSIYKVISENNIDLVIPVPISQEKKLERGFNQINVILELLNIPYRDIIRNKNTHPMSKFKNIYARHFNIKSSFDVPFNTSNKNILIVDDILTTGNTVKEIIKEIYKKGTPNSVFVFSISAANSFYKNIFSI
- a CDS encoding zinc ribbon domain-containing protein, producing the protein MKLDFKCIKCGNNNYFVETIVLPKKNSKLKLDIGTYYLKICSNCGYTEIYSAKILSNSKEKILNVEPQKTGNS
- a CDS encoding YraN family protein — its product is MNFKNKREQGYYFEKIASNIITSKGYTIIGKNYYSKYGEIDLIAKKDNIIIFIEVKQRSSNKFGFGEESIDYHKKRKIFLSARQFLYERKLLDFSIRFDSIIFYRKNNYSYKWIKNIIWGDEIGL
- a CDS encoding ribonuclease HII, which codes for MNKLYSFDLAQGTFVGVDEAGRGPLAGPVVAAAVQLKDNKYYQFFDDINDSKKLSEKKRELLFDKIITFCHVGIGIATVEEIEKYNILNATFIAMNRALDDISENNIICDKVLVDGNRLIKEFSGKQEPLVKGDSKSLSIAAASIIAKVSRDNIMKEFSKLYPEYFFEKHKGYGTKLHRNILLEKGPLPIHRKSFLKKILGD